TCTCAGTTCAATTTTAGCCGCAGGCTTTATCGTTAAAGGTAACGGTGGCGGACCGGATGAGATTCTATCGACCATTTTTGGCGTCTGCTTTCTTGCGGCTTTTGTCGAAATATTCCTCAGCCGTTTTATTGAGAAACTGAAACGCATCATTACGCCAGTCGTAACCGGTACCATTATTACGCTTATAGGCCTGTCACTGATTAAAGTCTCTATGACAGATATCGCGGGCGGTTTCGGTGCGCCGGATTTAGGCGCTCCGGTTAACCTAGCTCTGGCAGGGTTAGTACTGATTACTATCGTGATCTTTAATCGCTTTCAGATACATATGTTGCGTTTAAGCGCCGTAATCATTGGCCTGACCGTCGGTTTTGTGGTCGCATGGTCCATGGGTAAAGTAGACTTCAGCGGCCTCATCGATCTCTCACTGATCGCTATTCCTGTGCCATTTAAGTATGGTTTCAGTTTCGATTTTGCAGCATTTTTACCTATCGCTATTATCTACCTGATTACCGCTCTGGAAACTACCGGTGACCTTACCGCCAACAGCATGGTTTCTAAACAGCCGGTAAAAGGACCAGTCTATATTCGCCGCATTAAAGCCGGTGTACTGGCTGACGGTGTAAATTCAGCAATTGCTTCCACACTCAACAGCCTGCCAATGACGACTTTCAGTCAGAATAACGGTGTTATTCAGTTAACAGGGGTTGCCAGCCGCCATGTCGCAGTATTCATTGCCGCTATTCTGGTGATTCTCGGTTTATTTCCGGTTATCGGCGGTGTTTTACAGCAAATGCCTAAACCTGTGCTTGGCGGTGCCACACTGATTATGTTCGGTACCGTTGCAATGGCCGGCGTAAAAATCATTGCGGAAGCAGGTCTCAACCGTCGCAACATGCTGATTACAGCAATTTCAATCGGTCTTGGGCTAGGCGTAGCCTCAGTACCGGAAGTGCTGTCGGCAATGCCTAAAGATTTGAAAAACATCATAGGTTCACCGCTCACAATCGGGGCGCTTTCCGCCATCTTGCTTAACTTCATTTTACCACTGAGAGAATCTGATGATGTCACTGAAGAGCAATCAGCGGAGAATCTGACAACTGATGATAAGACCGCCTGAGACCCGCATTTAGCTGAATAAAAGCAGCACTTTAAAACAAATCAGGTAAAGATTTTCACCAATGTCCCGCTGTTTTATCCACAAAGCGGCGGGATTTTTGTATAAAATCACATACTCACATACATAACCGGACGGACATTCAAGCAACACAAGATCTACTTACAACACCGTTATGGCAGTCACACACGCCCAATCCCTGCCACATCAAAATTTCAGGCGCTATTCACATGTAATTGTGAGACAAACTTCTAAGGAGAATACTTTGTCTAACGCCTCAAGAATCTGGATAAAAAATCCTCTGGCCACTCTCGACTCAGCCTCCGCTGGCGGCATTGTCGTTCAGGGAACAACCATTACTGAGCTTATTCCAGCCGGTGGCCAACCAGCTACTCCCGTCGACAAAATTTTCGATGCCAGTCAGCATGTTATGCTGCCCGGTCTGATTAACGCCCATCATCACTTCTACCAGACATTGACCCGTGCTTTTCCTGCTGCGCTAAATAAATCATTATTCAGCTGGCTGAAAAGCCTATATCCGGTGTGGGCCAAGCTCGGCGAAGAGATGATCGAGATTTCCACCCAGGTTGCACTGGCTGAGCTGTTATTGTCTGGCTGCACTACCGCCAGCGATCACCATTACCTGTTCCCGGAAGGGCTTGAAAATGCCATTGATATTCAAATGGCTCAAGCAGCTAAATTGGGGGTTCGTGTGCACCTTACCCGAGGGTCTATGAGCCTGGGTGAAGATGACGGCGGTCTGCCACCACAAAGTACAGTGCAAACAGAAAATGCCATTCTGGCAGACAGCGAACGCTTGATTCAGCAGTATCATCAGCCAGAAGCAGGCGCTATGAGCCGGGTCGCGCTGGCCCCCTGCTCACCTTTTTCTGTTAGTGAAGATCTTATGCGCGCAAGCGCAGCAATGGCGGCCAAACACAATGTACGCCTGCATACGCATTTAGCGGAAACTCACGACGAAACGGACTTCTGTATCCAGATGTTTGGCCTTCGTCCGGTGGATTATCTGGAGAAAGTTGGCTGGCTGACCGACCGGGTCTGGCTGGCTCACGGTATTCACTTTAATGATACTGAAATCGCCCGACTGGGTGCTGCCGGCACAGGTATCTGCCATTGCCCGTCATCCAACATGCTGCTGGCATCAGGGCAATGCCGTACGCTTGAGCTGGAAGCAGCAGGCAGTCCGGTAGGGCTGGGTGTCGACGGTTCTGCATCCAATGATGGTTCCAACATGATTCAGGAAGTCCGTCAGGCATTTCTGTTACAACGACTGCGTTATCCGGCTGCTGAAATAACTCACCAGAAAGCTATCAGTTGGGCGACTGAAGGCTCGGCACGATGCTTAGGCCGTGACGATATTGGCAAGCTGGAAGTAGGCAAGCAGGCAGATATAGGCCTGTATAAGCTGGACGAACTGCGCTTTGCCGGTGCCGGTGATCCGTTAGCCGCTCTGGTTCTCTGCGGCGCGCAACAGGCCGACCAGGTAATGGTTGCAGGCCAGTGGCGTGTAACCGACGGGAATATCAACGGCTTAGATCTGAACGACCTGATCCATCGTCAGAAACAGTTAGCCCAAAAACTAGCTGCACTGTAAAACAAAAAAGCCAGCTGTTAACAGCTGGCTTTTTCTTTCCGCTAAGAAAATTAAGCCGCAACTTACGCCGCAATAATGCCGCCATCTTTACGCTGCACAACCATGATAGTTGAACGTGGTTTGCTGTCACCGCCTGCAGGGAAGTGTGAAGGCTTGTCCTTTTCGCCTGGGTGTTGCACACCAATGAAAACCGTACGCTGATCAGGGCTAAAAGCCAGACCGGTCAGCTCAGATGCTATCGGGCCTGTTGCAAAACGACGTACTTCTCCGGTTTCAGGATCAGCAACCAACACCTGGTTGTTACCCATACCTTTATAAGAGCCTTCATTAGAGTACTTTCCGTCAGTCATAATCCACAAACGGCCGGCATCATCAAAACCTAAGCCGTCTGGGCTGTTGAACATGTTCTCATCATTGATGTTGGCAGAACCCGCATAAAAGTCTTTATGGATAGTTGGGTTACCGGCCACCAGAAACAGATCCCAGTCAAATGTAGTCGCAGTGTTATCAGATCCCGCTTCACGCCAGCGAACAATCTGACCATACTTATTTTCCGCACGTGGATTAGGGCCACCAACAGGCTGGTTGTCCTTTTTACCGCGCTTGGAGTTATTCGTCAGTGTGCAACAAACTGTTTTAGTTTGCGGATGTACTGCTACCCATTCAGGGCGGTCCATTGTAGTCGCACCAACAACAGAGGCTGCCTCACGGGCATAAATCAGTACTTCAGCCTGGCTGTTAAAGCCATTGCTGCTGTCCAGACCATTCTTGCCATACGTCAGCTCCAGCCAGATGCCTTTACCTTTTACGTCACCATCAACTGATTCAAAGCGGGCAACATACAAGGTACCCTCTTCTAACAGGCTGCGATTAGCTGCTTTGTTATCTGGCTGATACTTGTTTTCAGACACGTACTTATAGATGTGTTCACCGCGCTCATCATCGCCCATGTAAACGACAACATGACCATTATCAGCAACTGTTACTGCAGCATTTTCATGCTTGATGCGGCCCAAAGCAGTACGCTTAAGCGGTGTAGAAGTCGGATCCATCGGATCAATTTCCACAACCCAGCCGTGACGATGTGGTTCGTTAGGTTCTTTGGTCATGTCGAAACGGTCATCAAACTTATACCACTGATAACCACGGTCTTCAGCTTTCAGGCCATAACGCTTCTGATGCTGATCCAGCTCAACGCCTTCTCCCGGTGCAGCAAAGTAACCGTTAAAGTTCTCTTCACAGGTCAGGTAAGTACCCCATGGCGTTTCGCCATTAGCACAGTTGTTAAAGGTGCCCAGTACTTTCGTGCCGCTAGCATCATCACTGGTTTTCATCAGGCCATGACCGGCAGCAGGGCCAGTCAGCTGCATTTCTGTATAGGCAGTAATACGGCGGTTATATTCTGAATCAGGGTTATATTCCCAACCATCAGCAGTACGTTTGATTTCAAAGACAGATACACCGTGCGCCGCCTGAGCTTTCCTGACGTCATCAGCTGTCATTGCCTCACCTTTGTGAGCAAACAACAGCTTATAGTTTGTATATTCGTTGTTAACAGCCAGCAGAGCACGGTCTTCTGATAATGGGAAGAAACTCATACCGTCAGTATTATCACCGAACTGTGCAGCCTGAGCACTGCTTGGCTGCTGGCCGTTTTCATTAAACGCAGGTGCGCCTTTCAGGATCGGATCACCCCATGAGATCAATGGACGAGCCACATAGCCTTCCGGTACTTCAAAAGTATCAGCGGTGCTGGTTGCGATTTTCGCAAAACCCAACAACTTACTTTCTGGCTGAGTGGTCGCTGCGACTGCCTGGGCTACAGGATTAGCCGCAAGGAACATGCCCATCGCCGTGGCACCACCCTGCAAAAAACGTCGGCGGCTTACACCGGCATCGACAATTTTGCTGAAATCCGATTCCTGATTTTTCATTGTTATGGCCTTTAATACTTGTCATAAGTGGTTTTAAGGTGAATCAGCCTAAAACCCGCTGATGACAGTTTAATGACTGAAATATAACAGTTTGTAGTCGCAAGCAGGATTGAGAAATACGGATAACAGGCAGTAAGAATTTAAGGCGACTTTACTTCACAGCCCTTCAAAACCAGCTGACAAATCAGATCTGCAGCGGCTCTGTAGTCTTCTTCTTCCAGAGTTTCTTTGCCGGTTACCCG
The DNA window shown above is from Aliamphritea ceti and carries:
- a CDS encoding nucleobase:cation symporter-2 family protein, translated to MANQDDAAHSDLVFGLDDKPSFSVSTFAALQHVLASFIGIITPTLIVGGVLGLGSEVPYLVSMALIVSGIGTFIQARRIGPIGSGLLCVQGTSFAFLSSILAAGFIVKGNGGGPDEILSTIFGVCFLAAFVEIFLSRFIEKLKRIITPVVTGTIITLIGLSLIKVSMTDIAGGFGAPDLGAPVNLALAGLVLITIVIFNRFQIHMLRLSAVIIGLTVGFVVAWSMGKVDFSGLIDLSLIAIPVPFKYGFSFDFAAFLPIAIIYLITALETTGDLTANSMVSKQPVKGPVYIRRIKAGVLADGVNSAIASTLNSLPMTTFSQNNGVIQLTGVASRHVAVFIAAILVILGLFPVIGGVLQQMPKPVLGGATLIMFGTVAMAGVKIIAEAGLNRRNMLITAISIGLGLGVASVPEVLSAMPKDLKNIIGSPLTIGALSAILLNFILPLRESDDVTEEQSAENLTTDDKTA
- a CDS encoding 8-oxoguanine deaminase, whose protein sequence is MSNASRIWIKNPLATLDSASAGGIVVQGTTITELIPAGGQPATPVDKIFDASQHVMLPGLINAHHHFYQTLTRAFPAALNKSLFSWLKSLYPVWAKLGEEMIEISTQVALAELLLSGCTTASDHHYLFPEGLENAIDIQMAQAAKLGVRVHLTRGSMSLGEDDGGLPPQSTVQTENAILADSERLIQQYHQPEAGAMSRVALAPCSPFSVSEDLMRASAAMAAKHNVRLHTHLAETHDETDFCIQMFGLRPVDYLEKVGWLTDRVWLAHGIHFNDTEIARLGAAGTGICHCPSSNMLLASGQCRTLELEAAGSPVGLGVDGSASNDGSNMIQEVRQAFLLQRLRYPAAEITHQKAISWATEGSARCLGRDDIGKLEVGKQADIGLYKLDELRFAGAGDPLAALVLCGAQQADQVMVAGQWRVTDGNINGLDLNDLIHRQKQLAQKLAAL
- a CDS encoding PhoX family protein, whose translation is MKNQESDFSKIVDAGVSRRRFLQGGATAMGMFLAANPVAQAVAATTQPESKLLGFAKIATSTADTFEVPEGYVARPLISWGDPILKGAPAFNENGQQPSSAQAAQFGDNTDGMSFFPLSEDRALLAVNNEYTNYKLLFAHKGEAMTADDVRKAQAAHGVSVFEIKRTADGWEYNPDSEYNRRITAYTEMQLTGPAAGHGLMKTSDDASGTKVLGTFNNCANGETPWGTYLTCEENFNGYFAAPGEGVELDQHQKRYGLKAEDRGYQWYKFDDRFDMTKEPNEPHRHGWVVEIDPMDPTSTPLKRTALGRIKHENAAVTVADNGHVVVYMGDDERGEHIYKYVSENKYQPDNKAANRSLLEEGTLYVARFESVDGDVKGKGIWLELTYGKNGLDSSNGFNSQAEVLIYAREAASVVGATTMDRPEWVAVHPQTKTVCCTLTNNSKRGKKDNQPVGGPNPRAENKYGQIVRWREAGSDNTATTFDWDLFLVAGNPTIHKDFYAGSANINDENMFNSPDGLGFDDAGRLWIMTDGKYSNEGSYKGMGNNQVLVADPETGEVRRFATGPIASELTGLAFSPDQRTVFIGVQHPGEKDKPSHFPAGGDSKPRSTIMVVQRKDGGIIAA